The DNA sequence TTCACAAAACTGGATCACCCTTATTGGGGTGGGAGCCTTGCTGGCGAAGATCCTGTTCTTCATCTTTTTCTTTATCTGGGTGCGCTGGACGGTTCCGCGCTTTCGGTATGATCAGTTGATGAGGCTGGGATGGAATATTCTGATTCCCCTGGCCATTGCCAATATTATGGTTACTGGGGTTGTTATATGGCTTACGGGACGGTAGTTTTTAGTTTAAGGTTTAAAGTTCAAGGTTTGAAGTTTTCAGTTTATAGTTTTTAGTTGGTTGAGGGTTAAAGCTTTGCGCTTTAGTAGTTTAAGGTTAAAGTTCAAGGTTTTTAGTTGGTTTGCGGGGATGGGATGAGCATGGACGCGGGCGCTCAGGGAAGTAGTAAGAATAAATAAGGAATGGAAAAATTGGAAAATATATCGTTGACGGGACGGAAGAAGGTGCTGGAGAAAAAGCCGATGAATTTTATGGAGCGGATTTATCTTCCTTCCATTGTACAAGGGCTTGCCATTACCTTTAAGCATTTATTCAGGAAGAAAGCTACTGTTCAGTACCCTGAGCAGAAGCGGGAATTTTCCGCGAATTTCAGGGGCATCCATTCCCTGAAGCGGGACGAAGAAGGAAAAGAACGCTGCACAGCCTGCGGGTTATGCGCCCTCTCCTGCCCGGCGGAGGCCATTACCATGATAGCCGACGAACGCAAAGCGGGAGAAGAACATCTGTACCGGGAAGAAAAATATGCTTCCGTGTACGAGATCAATATGTTGCGATGCATTTTTTGCGGTTTTTGTGAAGAAGCTTGTCCCAAGCAAGCCATTTACCTGGACGGGGACATTGCCCCCGCAGACGTGGACCGCAAAAATTTCATATACGGCAAGGACAAATTATTGGAGCCATTATTAAAATAACTAAATTCGCGCCCTGAATCATTATGCTAACGCAGTCGTTATTTTATTTTCTGTCCTTCCTGGCCGTTTTTAGTGCGCTTGCCGTGATCATTGCCAAGAACCCGGTTCATAGCGTGTTGTACCTTGTACTCACCTTTTTTGCCATCACCGGACATTATATCCTGCTTAACGCCCAGTTCCTCGCGATCGTGAACGTGATCGTGTATGCGGGGGCCATCATGGTACTTTTCCTGTTTGTATTAATGCTGCTGAACCTGAATGCCGAGACGGAGCCGCAGAAGCCGCTTTACATAAAGCTTGCCGGGGTGATTTCCGGCGGCCTCCTGTTGCTGGTCCTGATAGGAGCCCTGAAAACCGTTGACCTGCCCGCGGGTGTAACCACCAACGAGCCGGGCATTGGCCTGGTTGAAAACCTCGGGATGGTGCTGTTCAATGAATTCCTGCTGCCGTTTGAGCTGGCTTCGGTACTGCTGCTGACGGCGATGGTGGGATCGGTACTGATCGGAAGAAAGGAAGCCTGACCGGATAAAAGAATCAATAAAGTTGGAAGAAACACTGCAAACTATACAATCGATACCGCTGGAACATTATATATGGTTCTGCGCCACCCTGTTCGTCATCGGCGTCATCGGCGTGCTGATACGCAGGAACGCGATCATTATTTTGATGTCGGTTGAATTGATGCTGAACGCGGTGAACCTGCTGCTGGCCGCGTTTTCGGTACATCACGGAGATCCGTCCGGGCAAGTATTCGTTTTCTTTATCATGGCGGTTGCCGCGGCGGAAGTAGCGGTAGGCCTGGCCATTATCGTGATGATCTACCGCAATACGGGTTCCGTGGACATTAATATTATGAATAAACTGAAGTGGTGATGATAGAGAAATCCTGGTTAATACCTTTGCTTCCTTTCCTGGGATTTTTAGTGAACGCGCTGGGCATTCAACAAATTCCGAAAAAAGCGGCGGGCATTATTGGCAGCACTTCAGTCCTGTTCTCCTTTGTGCTGAGCCTGCTGGTATTTTTTGAGCTAAAGGGAAGTGATGCCGGGGCTGTTACTGTAAAACTATTCGACTGGATCAGCGTCGGAAGCCTGCACATCCCTTTTTCATTCTACATTGATCCCCTAACCTGCGTATGGCTGCTTATCATTACCGGGATCGGTTTCCTGATCCATGTTTATTCAGCCGGCTATATGCATGATGACGAAGGCTTCGGGAAGTTCTTTTCTTACCTGAACCTGTTCGTTTTCTTTATGCTGCTCCTGGTAATGGGAGCCGGTTACCTGATCATGTTCATTGGCTGGGAAGGAGTAGGTCTTTGTTCCTACCTGCTCATTGGATTCTGGTATAAGAATGACGCCTATAATGACGCGGCCAAGAAGGCCTTTATTATGAACCGTATCGGCGACCTGGGTTTTCTGCTTGGGGTATTCCTCCTGATCGGAACCTTCGGAAGCACCGATTTTACCGAAATATTCCCGCAGGCCGCCGGCTTCCAAAGCGGAGATCCGCGGCTGCTGGCTATTACCCTCTGCCTCTTTATCGGGGCCGTCGGGAAAAGCGCCCAACTCCCCCTCTACACCTGGCTGCCGGACGCTATGGCTGGTCCCACACCGGTTTCCGCCCTTATTCACGCCGCTACCATGGTAACAGCGGGGATCTATATGGTGGCCCGTTCCAATATTCTTTACGCACTTTCACCTGTTTCCATGACCGTGGTTGCAGTCACCGGGCTGGCGACAGCCGTTTTTGCCGCCCTGATAGCCATTTCACAGAACGATATTAAGAAAGTGCTGGCCTATTCCACGGTGAGCCAGTTAGGATATATGTTCCTGGCGCTGGGAGTAGGTGCGTTCACGGGAGCGGTCTTTCATGTAATGACGCATGCGTTTTTCAAAGCGCTGCTGTTTTTGGGCGCCGGAAGCGTTATTCATGCGCTTCATAACCAGCAAGACATGCGCCGCATGGGAGGATTGAAAAAAGCGATGCCAATTACTTTCGCGACCATGCTGCTGGCTACGCTTGCCATTTCGGGCATCCCGCCTTTTTCAGGCTTTTTCTCTAAAGACGAGATCCTGGCTCATGCTTTTTTCCATGAGCCGCTTTTATGGGTGATCGGCTTCGCCGCCGCCTTGTTGACCGCCTTTTATATGTTCCGGATGATGTTCCTCACGTTCTGGGGCGAGTTCCGGGGAACCGAACAGGAGAAGCAGCATCTGCATGAGTCTCCTTCCACCATGACGATCCCGCTGATCGTACTGGCCGTATTATCGGTAATCGGCGGATTCCTGGGCCTTCCGGAAGTCATGGCGCATCAGGCCCACCTGCTGGGCGCCTACCTGGCTCCGGTATTTGCCCAAAGCAAGGAAGTGCTGCCGGCTATGCATGTTTCTCATAGCACTGAATGGCTGTTGATGGCTATCTCGGTCCTTGGTGTGCTGGGTTCCATAGGCATCGCCTGGTCTATGTATGTAAAGAAAAAGACCATTCCCCGGGAAGAGAGCGTACGCCGCACAGGGCTGATGGCGCTGTCCTATCATAAGTTTTATGTGGACGAACTATACGAGGCCGTTGTAGCGCGGCCATTGAATGCCCTATCTGTATTTTTTTACCGTATTATGGATATCCGTGTAATTGACGGCCTGGTGAATGGCATAGGAAAAACCATTGTCGCCTTTTCCTCGACCCTCCGGCTGTGGCAGACCGGCAGGATTGGCAGTTACCTGTTTTATATGGTAGCAGGGATTATCCTGATCTTTCTTTTGAACTATTTGATCTTTTAGCAGCGATTAATGATTACAGTCATACTATTATTATTCCCTGTGCTGGCATGTTTGCTTACCCTGGCATTCCCGCCTGCAAAAGCGAAATATGCCGCGTTGACATTTTCCGTGGTGGAGCTGCTGCTGGTTGGCTATGCCTGGATCAATGCCCTGCCCACGGGCGAATACCAGTTCCTGGCCGACATCCCCTGGGTTTCAAGCCTCGGGATCAGCTTCAAGCTGGGCATGGACGGGATCAGCCTGATGATGGTGCTGCTGACCGCTCTTCTGGTGCCCCTGGTCGTCCTTTCCACTTTCCAGCGGGAGATCCGCAAGCCAGCCATATTTTATGCCCTGATCCTGTTTATGCAGGCCGGCCTTACCGGCGTATTTGTGGCTCTTGACGCCTTCCTGTTCTATATTGCCTGGGAAGCCGCACTCATTCCAATTTATTTTATTGCCGCCTTATGGGGCGGTGAAAACCGGGTAAAGGCTACTTTCAAATTTTTGATCTATACGATCGCGGGCAGCTTTTTTATGCTGGTAGGCATTATCTATCTGTACCTGCAAACACCGGGCAGCCATACTTTTGATATTACCGCCTTTTATGCGCTTAACCTGGATTACCAGCAGCAGGTATGGGTCTTTTTCGCATTCTTCATTGCTTTTGCCATAAAGATGCCGCTTTTTCCCTTTCATACCTGGCAGCCTGACACATATGCAGCGGCGCCTACCGCAGGAACCATGCTGCTGGCGGCCATTATGCTGAAAATGGGTATTTACGGAGTGATCCGGTGGATCCTTCCGGTAGTACCGGCGGCCGTATTCAACTGGGCCGACGTCATTATTACGCTCGCCGTGACCGGGATCATTTATGCTTCGGTGATTGCCTTCCGGCAGAAAGACATTAAACGCCTCATTGCCTACTCATCCATTGCGCACGTGGGGTTGATCGCAGCGGGGTTATTCACCCTGAACGAACAGGCTATGCAGGGCGCCATGATCCAGATGCTCAACCACGGCATTAACGTGCTGGGCTTGTTCTTTATCGTGGATATTGTGTTTAACCGTACCGGGACTTATGACCGGGCTGCGCTGGGAGGTATTGTACACCAGGCCCCGGTGCTGGCCGTATGTTTTATGATCGTGCTGCTGGGCAGCGTAGCCCTGCCGCTTACCAATGGTTTCGTAGGGGAATTCTTATTGCTTAGCGGTATTTTCAGTTATAGTGTTTTGTTCGCGGTTCTGGCTGGCCTTACGGTCATTTTCAGCTCGGTTTATATGTTCCGCCTGTATAAAGATTCCATGCTGGGTATTTCCAATGACATAACTTCGGGATTCAGGGACATCCGGGGTTCTGAAAGGATCGTGTTATTCGTGGTGGCGGGCCTTGTAATTCTGATAGGGGTTTATCCCGCTCCCCTGCTTTCCCTCACGGAACATTCGGTAAGCCTGCTGCTTGACCAGGTGAACGCGAAGCTGGTTAATTTTCAAATGCTCTCGGATAATTTGTTACCATAAATGACGTCATTAATCATCGTATCGCTTTTAGCAGTTGCTGTATTGTACCTGGGCTTGTTCAAGTACAAAACCGCCCTGTTGCCGGTGTCGGTCACGGGATTGCTGGCTGCAGCGGCCATGGCGCTGCTTGACTGGAATCAGGAAAAGATGTATTTCAGCGAGATGATGCTGTTCGATAATTATGCCGTTGCCTTTTCCGTCCTGCTCATTCTTACCACGCTGCTCATCTTCGGCCTTTCCAGGAATTATTTTGAGAAGATCAGCGGTAATGTGGCCGAATATTACGCCATGTTACTTTTTGCCCTTGCCGGGGGCATTGTGATGGTTTCTTTTTACAATATGGCCATGCTCTTCATCGGCATTGAAATATTGTCCGTAAGCCTGTATGTGCTGGCCGGCATCCGCAGGAACGATCCTTCATCAAATGAGGCTTCGCTGAAATATTTTTTAATGGGCTCCTTTGCAACGGGTTTCCTCCTTTTCGGAATAGCCCTTATTTACGGCGCCACAGGTTCCTTTAACCTGGCTGCTATTGCCGCAAGCGATGCTCTTGAATCCGGCCTGTTCCGCTGCGGGGTACTCCTCATGCTGGTAGGGCTTTCCTTCAAGGTATCGGCTGCTCCTTTCCACTTCTGGACGCCGGATGTGTACCAGGGTTCTCCGGGCCTGGTGGCCATGTTCATGGCAACGGTCGTAAAAACTGCCGGCTTCGCCGCTTTCCTGCGCCTGTTCTCTATCGCCTTTCCCGATATTTCCGGCTTTTGGTCCGTTACGGTGGCGGTTTTATGCATACTCACCCTGTTTTCGGGCAATATAAGTGCTGTCTTTCAACAGAACTTCAAGCGGCTGCTGGCCTGGTCCAGCGTTTCGCATGCCGGCTACCTGCTGCTGGCCATCCTGGCAGTAGGCCTTTCAGCTTCTTCCGCTGTTTTGGTATATACCATTGCTTATTCGCTGGCCTCCGTGGCGGCTTTCGGAATTATGATTTTGGTGAGCAGGGAAAGAGGCAGCGATCACCTGGATAGCTTTAACGGGCTGTCGAAGAGCAATCCGTTCCTTGCTTTTACCTTAACGCTTGCGGTGTGTTCCCTGGCGGGAATTCCGCTGACCGCCGGCTTCTTCGGAAAATTTTACGTGTTTAAGGTAGCGCTTGAACAGGGATATACCTGGCTCGTGATCATTGCCGTTATCAATGCGATGATTGGTATTTATTATTACTTTAAAGTGGTGATTGCCATGTACATGAAGGAAAATGCCGCTGCCGCCGCAATTTCCGTGCAGCCAGGTCAACGCTGGGTGCTTTCCGTGGTAGTTATCCTTCTTTTCTTGTTTGGAATATTCCCCGGATTAATCACCGATATTTTGTAGGCGGCCTCTTTTTTGTTTATTATTGTGAAATCAAGAAAAGCCGATGCGGGAAATCTGGGAATTTATTCAGCAACTTATTCATCCTCTCGAACTGCTTCAAAGTATGGGGCCGTTTGCATTGGCGGTGCTTTTGCTGATTATTTTCGCGGAGACTGGCCTTTTTTTCGGTTTTTTCCTGCCGGGTGATTCGCTGCTTTTTGTTTCCGGCATGCTTTGCGCGGAAGGTTCCCTGGTTGAAGGAAACGTAACCCTGCTAATCCTGCTGATCTCAATCGCCGCTATTCTGGGCGATTTTGTCGGGTATTGGTTTGGCCGCAAAACGGGGCCGGTTATCTTCAAACGGGACGATACATTTTTTTTCCGGAAGAAATACGTGCTTCAGGCCAAGGACTTTTACGACCGGTACGGCGGCTTTGCCATTGTGGCCGGTCGCTTTTTGCCTATAATTCGTACCTTTGCTCCTATTGTTGCTGGAGTGGTAGGCCTTGATTTCAAAAGGTTTGTATTTTTAATATTTTCGGAGCAATTATCTGGGCTACTTCAATGACTCTTGCAGGATTTTTCCTGGGAAGAATTGAGTTTGTACAGAAGAACCTGGAACCTATTATTGTCGGCATCATCGTCCTGAGTATGATTCCATTGTTCAGGACCTTTTTGAAGGAGCGCAAACGTAAAAGAGAATTGGAAAAGGACATTGCAGCAGCTGAGAAAGAGAAAGAACAATCAGAACTAAAGGAGTTTCATTAAAAATATGGACGCAGACCCATGGCATTCGGTTGAACCGGGCCCGGAATCCCCCCGGGTGGTGAATGCCCTAATAGAAATACCCAAGGGCTCGAAAGCCAAATACGAAGTCGATAAGAAAAGCGGCTTGCTGAAATTGGACAGAGTTCTTTTTTCATCCGTGATGTACCCGGCCAATTACGGCTTTATTCCGCAAACCTATTGCGACGATAAGGACCCTTTGGATATCCTGGTATTATGTTCCCAGTCGCTGGTCCCCCTGTGCCTGGTGGAAGCCAAAGTCATAGGCGTAATGCATATGGTGGACGATGATGAAAAGGACGATAAGATCATTGCGGTGGCCAATCACGATATGTCGGTAAATTATATTAACGACCTGTCCGACCTCCCTCCTCATACCGAAAAGGAAATCATTCGCTTTTTTGAAGACTACAAAACGCTGGAGCATGGAAACGTGGTGGTAGAGGAGTTCCTGGGCCGCGAACACGCTTACCGGATCATCGAGGAAAGCTTGCAGCTTTACCTCGATACTTTCAAAAGTTAAGGGAAAGATGGCCTTTGATATTATTCTGGCGGTTTTCCTTGTAATCCTGAACGGCTTCTTCGTTGCAGCGGAATTTGCTATTGTAAAAGTTCGCGCTTCGCAGATAGACCTCAAGATACAGGAAGGCGCCCGGGCGGCAAAAATAGCCAAACACATTACTACACACCTGGACGGCTACCTGGCGGCTACTCAGCTGGGAATTACCATTGCCAGTATTGGTCTTGGCTTTGTGGGTGAAAATGTAGGGGAGCAGATTCTTCTTTCCCTGTTTGGCGGCGTGTTATCACCTGAAGAAGCTCATCGCTGGTCAGTGCCGGTCGCTTTTTTTCTGGTGACCATTCTACACATTGTTTTCGGCGAACTGGCGCCCAAATCCATTGCCATACAACGGCCTATCAGCACCTCCATTGCTATAGCGCTGCCCCTGCAACTCTTTTATTATATTTTCAGGCCTATCGTATGGCTGCTGAACGGCTTTGCCAACCTCATGCTGCGGATGATCGGGATCAAGCCTGTTACAGGCCGTGAAGTACATACGACCGAAGAGCTGCAGCTTTTGCTCGCACAGGGAATGGAGACCGGAGCCCTGGATTCCTCTGAACACGAACTTATACAGAACGTCTTCGATTTCAAGGATCGCATTGTGAAGAACATCATGGTGCCGCGCACGGAAATTTCGGCTATTGATATCAATACTTCCTCTGAAGAGGTGTTGAATATTATCATTAACGAGCGGTATACGCGTTTCCCGGTCTTTGATAAGTCCATTGATAATATTGTTGGTATCATCCATGCCAAGGATGTACTGGTAAAGGTACGGGACGGGCAGGAAGTGGTGCCGGGCGAGATCATGCGCGAGCCTTATTTTACCCCCGAATCGAAAAACGTGAGCGACCTTTTGAAAGAATTGCAGCTAAAGAAAAATACCATGATGGCTGTGGTACTGGATGAATTCGGCGGCACCGCCGGCATGGTGACCCTGGAGGACATCGTGGAGGAACTGGTGGGCGAGATCCAGGATGAGTATGACGAAGAAAAGCCGGTGGTGGAGCAGGTGGACGAAAATGAATACCTGGTCAATGCACTTGCGCCGATCACCGACGTCAACGAATTCCTTCCAGAGGAACTTCCCGAAGACGACGATTATGATACGGTAGCAGGATTGATGAACGTGATCTTTGAGAAGATCCCCGAAGTTGGCGAAACCAAGGATGCCTACGGTTATAATTTCAC is a window from the Anseongella ginsenosidimutans genome containing:
- a CDS encoding NADH-quinone oxidoreductase subunit N, which gives rise to MTSLIIVSLLAVAVLYLGLFKYKTALLPVSVTGLLAAAAMALLDWNQEKMYFSEMMLFDNYAVAFSVLLILTTLLIFGLSRNYFEKISGNVAEYYAMLLFALAGGIVMVSFYNMAMLFIGIEILSVSLYVLAGIRRNDPSSNEASLKYFLMGSFATGFLLFGIALIYGATGSFNLAAIAASDALESGLFRCGVLLMLVGLSFKVSAAPFHFWTPDVYQGSPGLVAMFMATVVKTAGFAAFLRLFSIAFPDISGFWSVTVAVLCILTLFSGNISAVFQQNFKRLLAWSSVSHAGYLLLAILAVGLSASSAVLVYTIAYSLASVAAFGIMILVSRERGSDHLDSFNGLSKSNPFLAFTLTLAVCSLAGIPLTAGFFGKFYVFKVALEQGYTWLVIIAVINAMIGIYYYFKVVIAMYMKENAAAAAISVQPGQRWVLSVVVILLFLFGIFPGLITDIL
- a CDS encoding inorganic diphosphatase, whose product is MDADPWHSVEPGPESPRVVNALIEIPKGSKAKYEVDKKSGLLKLDRVLFSSVMYPANYGFIPQTYCDDKDPLDILVLCSQSLVPLCLVEAKVIGVMHMVDDDEKDDKIIAVANHDMSVNYINDLSDLPPHTEKEIIRFFEDYKTLEHGNVVVEEFLGREHAYRIIEESLQLYLDTFKS
- the nuoI gene encoding NADH-quinone oxidoreductase subunit NuoI → MEKLENISLTGRKKVLEKKPMNFMERIYLPSIVQGLAITFKHLFRKKATVQYPEQKREFSANFRGIHSLKRDEEGKERCTACGLCALSCPAEAITMIADERKAGEEHLYREEKYASVYEINMLRCIFCGFCEEACPKQAIYLDGDIAPADVDRKNFIYGKDKLLEPLLK
- the nuoL gene encoding NADH-quinone oxidoreductase subunit L, translated to MIEKSWLIPLLPFLGFLVNALGIQQIPKKAAGIIGSTSVLFSFVLSLLVFFELKGSDAGAVTVKLFDWISVGSLHIPFSFYIDPLTCVWLLIITGIGFLIHVYSAGYMHDDEGFGKFFSYLNLFVFFMLLLVMGAGYLIMFIGWEGVGLCSYLLIGFWYKNDAYNDAAKKAFIMNRIGDLGFLLGVFLLIGTFGSTDFTEIFPQAAGFQSGDPRLLAITLCLFIGAVGKSAQLPLYTWLPDAMAGPTPVSALIHAATMVTAGIYMVARSNILYALSPVSMTVVAVTGLATAVFAALIAISQNDIKKVLAYSTVSQLGYMFLALGVGAFTGAVFHVMTHAFFKALLFLGAGSVIHALHNQQDMRRMGGLKKAMPITFATMLLATLAISGIPPFSGFFSKDEILAHAFFHEPLLWVIGFAAALLTAFYMFRMMFLTFWGEFRGTEQEKQHLHESPSTMTIPLIVLAVLSVIGGFLGLPEVMAHQAHLLGAYLAPVFAQSKEVLPAMHVSHSTEWLLMAISVLGVLGSIGIAWSMYVKKKTIPREESVRRTGLMALSYHKFYVDELYEAVVARPLNALSVFFYRIMDIRVIDGLVNGIGKTIVAFSSTLRLWQTGRIGSYLFYMVAGIILIFLLNYLIF
- a CDS encoding hemolysin family protein, which codes for MAFDIILAVFLVILNGFFVAAEFAIVKVRASQIDLKIQEGARAAKIAKHITTHLDGYLAATQLGITIASIGLGFVGENVGEQILLSLFGGVLSPEEAHRWSVPVAFFLVTILHIVFGELAPKSIAIQRPISTSIAIALPLQLFYYIFRPIVWLLNGFANLMLRMIGIKPVTGREVHTTEELQLLLAQGMETGALDSSEHELIQNVFDFKDRIVKNIMVPRTEISAIDINTSSEEVLNIIINERYTRFPVFDKSIDNIVGIIHAKDVLVKVRDGQEVVPGEIMREPYFTPESKNVSDLLKELQLKKNTMMAVVLDEFGGTAGMVTLEDIVEELVGEIQDEYDEEKPVVEQVDENEYLVNALAPITDVNEFLPEELPEDDDYDTVAGLMNVIFEKIPEVGETKDAYGYNFTILTKINRKVESVRLLRLEGDEVTENSEDE
- the nuoK gene encoding NADH-quinone oxidoreductase subunit NuoK — translated: MEETLQTIQSIPLEHYIWFCATLFVIGVIGVLIRRNAIIILMSVELMLNAVNLLLAAFSVHHGDPSGQVFVFFIMAVAAAEVAVGLAIIVMIYRNTGSVDINIMNKLKW
- a CDS encoding complex I subunit 4 family protein, whose protein sequence is MITVILLLFPVLACLLTLAFPPAKAKYAALTFSVVELLLVGYAWINALPTGEYQFLADIPWVSSLGISFKLGMDGISLMMVLLTALLVPLVVLSTFQREIRKPAIFYALILFMQAGLTGVFVALDAFLFYIAWEAALIPIYFIAALWGGENRVKATFKFLIYTIAGSFFMLVGIIYLYLQTPGSHTFDITAFYALNLDYQQQVWVFFAFFIAFAIKMPLFPFHTWQPDTYAAAPTAGTMLLAAIMLKMGIYGVIRWILPVVPAAVFNWADVIITLAVTGIIYASVIAFRQKDIKRLIAYSSIAHVGLIAAGLFTLNEQAMQGAMIQMLNHGINVLGLFFIVDIVFNRTGTYDRAALGGIVHQAPVLAVCFMIVLLGSVALPLTNGFVGEFLLLSGIFSYSVLFAVLAGLTVIFSSVYMFRLYKDSMLGISNDITSGFRDIRGSERIVLFVVAGLVILIGVYPAPLLSLTEHSVSLLLDQVNAKLVNFQMLSDNLLP
- a CDS encoding DedA family protein → MREIWEFIQQLIHPLELLQSMGPFALAVLLLIIFAETGLFFGFFLPGDSLLFVSGMLCAEGSLVEGNVTLLILLISIAAILGDFVGYWFGRKTGPVIFKRDDTFFFRKKYVLQAKDFYDRYGGFAIVAGRFLPIIRTFAPIVAGVVGLDFKRFVFLIFSEQLSGLLQ
- a CDS encoding NADH-quinone oxidoreductase subunit J family protein, which translates into the protein MLTQSLFYFLSFLAVFSALAVIIAKNPVHSVLYLVLTFFAITGHYILLNAQFLAIVNVIVYAGAIMVLFLFVLMLLNLNAETEPQKPLYIKLAGVISGGLLLLVLIGALKTVDLPAGVTTNEPGIGLVENLGMVLFNEFLLPFELASVLLLTAMVGSVLIGRKEA